Proteins encoded by one window of Sphingosinicella sp. BN140058:
- a CDS encoding TrbC/VirB2 family protein — translation MLPLVSGAARAQDSLADPAGSGAIVAAVQWLQGTLLGTIATVVAVIAVASVGFLMLTGRINWRYGATVIVGCFILFGAASIVAGIQSTAGAGN, via the coding sequence GTGCTGCCGCTCGTTTCCGGCGCGGCGCGCGCACAGGACAGTCTCGCCGACCCCGCAGGGTCCGGCGCGATCGTTGCAGCTGTACAATGGCTGCAGGGCACGTTGCTCGGCACCATCGCCACCGTGGTCGCGGTGATCGCGGTTGCCTCGGTCGGCTTCCTGATGCTCACCGGCCGGATCAACTGGCGCTACGGCGCCACCGTGATCGTCGGCTGCTTCATCCTGTTCGGTGCGGCCAGCATCGTCGCCGGCATCCAGTCGACGGCCGGCGCCGGCAATTGA